The following are encoded in a window of Gossypium raimondii isolate GPD5lz chromosome 13, ASM2569854v1, whole genome shotgun sequence genomic DNA:
- the LOC105785360 gene encoding laccase-7: MERHFFFSACALLLLAASTASPARVVEHKFYVQNLTVNKLCNTQIITAVNGRLPGPTIRVQEGDTLLVHVFNKSPYNLSIHWHGVFQRLSGWADGPSMITQCPIRPGCKYIYKFTIIDQEGTLWWHAHVSFLRATVYGALIIRPRGGHSYPFPMPYKEVPILLGEWWNTNVFDVEKLAVATGAAPNLSIAYTINGWPGDLYPCSENQMYKLKLLQGRTYLLRIINAALNHELFFKIANHKLTVVSIDARYTQPYVTNVVVTAPGQTVDVLLTADQPVGSYYMAATAYASADGVLFDNTTTRGVLAYDGAPSSTTPLMPVLPDFNDTLTAHKFYSNLTGLVGGPHWEPVPLKVDHEMLVTIGLGLEPCPANTSCKGPKLSASMNNVSFVRPTSLSMLQAFFFNVNGVYTTDFPAKPTIEFDYTNASINNNIPMLFAPKGTKVTKVKFNSTVEIIFQNTAILGVENHPMHLHGFDFHVLAQGFGNYNPATDRKKHNFINPQMRNTIAVPAGGWAVTRFTANNPGVWVLHCHLDMHLPLGLATAFVVENGPTPETTLPPPPVDLPQC; the protein is encoded by the exons ATGGAGcgccattttttcttttctgcctGCGCTTTGCTTCTTCTGGCTGCTTCAACAGCTTCACCTGCTAGAGTAGTAGAGCATAAATTCTAT GTGCAAAATTTGACTGTTAATAAGCTATGCAACACCCAAATAATTACTGCAGTCAATGGTAGGCTCCCCGGCCCAACAATTCGTGTTCAAGAGGGCGACACGTTACTTGTTCATGTCTTCAATAAGTCACCTTATAATTTGTCTATTCACTG GCATGGAGTGTTTCAAAGACTGAGTGGGTGGGCAGACGGACCCAGCATGATCACTCAATGTCCAATTCGACCTGgatgtaaatacatatataaattcacAATCATTGACCAAGAGGGAACCCTTTGGTGGCATGCTCACGTCTCATTTCTCCGTGCCACCGTCTACGGTGCACTCATCATACGCCCCAGAGGTGGCCACTCTTATCCATTCCCTATGCCCTACAAGGAAGTTCCCATCCTTTTAG GTGAGTGGTGGAACACTAATGTCTTTGATGTGGAGAAGCTGGCAGTGGCTACGGGCGCTGCCCCAAACCTTTCCATTGCTTATACAATAAATGGATGGCCCGGTGATCTTTACCCATGCTCTGAAAATC AAATGTACAAGCTTAAGTTGTTGCAAGGGAGGACCTATCTCTTACGTATCATCAATGCTGCACTCAATCACGAGCTCTTTTTCAAGATAGCCAATCATAAGTTGACGGTTGTCAGCATTGACGCCCGCTACACTCAGCCTTATGTCACCAACGTCGTGGTAACTGCCCCTGGACAGACGGTCGACGTTTTGCTAACTGCGGATCAGCCGGTCGGGTCATATTACATGGCCGCTACAGCATACGCAAGCGCTGATGGTGTACTATTTGATAATACTACCACAAGGGGTGTCCTCGCCTATGATGGTGCTCCGTCGTCGACAACGCCTCTAATGCCAGTCCTTCCGGATTTTAATGACACTCTCACGGCGCACAAGTTTTACAGCAACCTTACTGGGTTGGTTGGTGGGCCTCACTGGGAGCCGGTCCCGCTTAAAGTTGATCATGAGATGTTGGTGACCATTGGGTTGGGGCTGGAGCCCTGTCCGGCAAACACAAGTTGCAAGGGTCCAAAACTCTCGGCCAGCATGAACAATGTATCCTTCGTGAGACCTACCAGCTTGTCCATGTTGCAAGCCTTTTTCTTCAACGTCAATGGAGTTTACACCACTGATTTCCCTGCTAAGCCCACCATTGAATTTGACTACACCAACGCTAGCATTAACAACAACATTCCGATGCTGTTTGCCCCCAAAGGAACCAAGGTGACAAAGGTTAAGTTCAACTCAACTGTGGAGATAATCTTTCAGAACACAGCTATCCTTGGTGTAGAGAATCATCCCATGCACCTCCATGGCTTTGACTTCCATGTATTGGCTCAAGGGTTTGGAAACTATAACCCTGCCACTGATAGAAAGAAGCACAATTTTATTAACCCACAAATGCGCAACACAATTGCTGTGCCAGCAGGTGGATGGGCCGTAACCAGGTTTACAGCTAATAATCCAG GTGTATGGGTACTGCATTGCCACCTCGACATGCACCTCCCATTGGGCCTTGCCACTGCCTTCGTGGTTGAGAACGGCCCAACGCCGGAAACAACCTTGCCTCCACCTCCGGTGGATCTACCACAGTGCTAG